A window of Desulfobacterales bacterium contains these coding sequences:
- a CDS encoding roadblock/LC7 domain-containing protein: protein MDFTIEFDKQQIESIENILQEELIDMGVQSIILMDLAGNVIVNLDSGDKSHDVFSLAALAAGNYGAVSAMANIIGEQEFSLLFHKGEEESIHFSKVVEDLLLLTIFDKNVSLGFLRLKVAEAIKRIQKLI from the coding sequence ATGGATTTTACGATTGAATTTGACAAACAGCAGATTGAATCGATCGAGAATATCCTTCAGGAAGAACTGATCGATATGGGGGTTCAGAGCATTATTTTAATGGATTTGGCCGGCAATGTGATCGTCAATCTGGACAGCGGTGATAAAAGCCATGACGTATTTTCGCTGGCGGCCCTGGCCGCTGGCAATTATGGGGCAGTCAGCGCCATGGCCAATATCATCGGGGAGCAGGAGTTCTCGCTGCTTTTTCATAAGGGCGAGGAGGAAAGCATCCATTTCAGCAAGGTGGTAGAGGACTTACTGCTTTTGACCATTTTCGACAAAAATGTCTCACTTGGATTTTTGCGCCTGAAAGTGGCTGAAGCCATCAAGCGGATTCAGAAACTGATTTAA